In a single window of the Anaerocolumna cellulosilytica genome:
- a CDS encoding ABC transporter ATP-binding protein — protein MNKKRFLIKYLVKYKWKYILGILALFCVDFVSLYIPQFTGEITDGLKSSSIGKDGLLLGIVQIAITGLIMAIGRFGWRYFIFGAARSIEFELRNDMFTHLETLSMGFYNRNKTGDLMSHFTNDLNAIRMSIGPAVITSFDACIMTIMVLTKMILYVDLRLTLLAVIPMIFIAIGGVYYGRSAERRFSEKQKAFSDLTDQVQESVSGIRVVKAFVQERKELIQFAKANKENKDKNMRVVKLQAVIMPLLDVIIGLSSLITLIYGGYLTINGGITLGRFIAFNQYIYMLVWPMIAAGESITLFSQGFASLKRVENIFQEKPEIYDEEELDEVTKLQGEIEFHNLTFRFTKETPIVLEDINVKVEQGSTLAVLGRTGSGKSSIANLLLRMYNVEPGMLTIDGHDIRKIPLKVLRENIAYVPQDNFLFSDTLKNNIAFGSANKELELVHMAAREACIHDNIMDFPEDYSTLVGERGVTLSGGQKQRSSIARALMKNAPILILDDALSAVDINTEEQILENLKKNRKDKTTIIIAHRISTIQNADNILVLEEGKVAEYGNHEQLLNRQGIYAKMYEKQQLEKQLEAV, from the coding sequence ATGAATAAGAAAAGATTTTTGATTAAATATCTGGTAAAATACAAATGGAAATATATTTTAGGGATATTGGCCCTGTTTTGTGTAGATTTTGTTAGTCTTTACATACCTCAGTTTACAGGGGAGATAACCGATGGTCTTAAAAGCAGCAGTATTGGTAAGGATGGTCTTCTCTTAGGGATAGTACAGATTGCTATCACAGGATTAATCATGGCAATCGGCAGGTTTGGATGGAGATACTTTATATTTGGTGCTGCCCGTTCCATTGAATTTGAGCTCCGTAATGACATGTTTACACACCTAGAAACATTATCCATGGGATTTTATAATAGAAATAAGACGGGAGATTTAATGTCTCATTTTACCAATGATTTAAATGCGATTCGAATGTCTATAGGACCGGCAGTTATTACCTCTTTTGATGCCTGTATTATGACAATCATGGTACTGACAAAAATGATTCTTTATGTTGATTTAAGGTTAACTTTACTTGCAGTTATACCTATGATATTTATAGCGATAGGTGGTGTATATTACGGCAGATCGGCAGAAAGGCGATTTTCAGAAAAGCAAAAGGCTTTTTCTGATTTAACGGACCAGGTGCAGGAAAGCGTATCCGGCATACGAGTTGTAAAGGCATTTGTTCAGGAGAGAAAAGAACTGATTCAGTTTGCCAAGGCAAATAAAGAAAATAAAGATAAAAATATGAGGGTGGTAAAGCTTCAGGCCGTAATAATGCCCTTACTAGATGTAATTATTGGACTTTCCAGTTTAATAACTCTTATATATGGAGGATATCTCACCATTAACGGAGGCATTACGCTAGGAAGATTCATTGCGTTTAACCAGTATATTTATATGCTTGTCTGGCCTATGATTGCGGCAGGAGAAAGTATTACCTTATTCTCTCAGGGATTTGCGTCCTTAAAGCGTGTTGAAAACATATTTCAGGAAAAGCCAGAGATATACGATGAAGAAGAACTGGATGAGGTGACGAAGTTGCAGGGAGAGATCGAGTTTCACAACTTGACATTTCGTTTTACCAAAGAAACACCTATTGTATTAGAAGATATAAATGTAAAGGTGGAACAGGGCAGTACTCTTGCAGTGCTTGGACGTACCGGAAGTGGTAAGTCATCCATAGCCAATTTGTTATTACGTATGTATAATGTGGAGCCAGGTATGCTTACCATTGACGGACACGATATCCGTAAGATTCCACTTAAGGTATTAAGGGAAAACATAGCCTATGTACCTCAGGATAATTTTTTGTTTTCCGATACACTAAAGAATAATATAGCATTTGGTTCTGCAAATAAAGAGTTGGAACTGGTGCACATGGCGGCCAGGGAAGCCTGTATTCATGATAATATTATGGATTTTCCTGAAGACTACAGTACTTTAGTCGGAGAGAGGGGAGTAACCTTATCTGGTGGTCAAAAGCAGAGAAGTTCCATAGCCAGAGCACTTATGAAGAATGCACCTATCCTAATACTTGATGACGCTCTTTCTGCGGTGGATATCAATACAGAAGAACAAATTTTAGAAAACTTAAAAAAGAATCGGAAAGATAAAACGACTATAATAATAGCACACAGAATTTCTACCATACAGAATGCCGATAACATCTTAGTATTAGAAGAGGGTAAGGTTGCGGAATACGGAAATCACGAACAGCTTCTTAATAGACAAGGTATTTATGCAAAAATGTATGAAAAACAACAATTAGAAAAACAACTGGAAGCGGTTTAA
- a CDS encoding B12-binding domain-containing radical SAM protein yields the protein MKIKFILPALQEAKTPFWRPIKYSLFPPLGLATLAAFCSEEDEVIIVDEHIEELTYDDMPDLVCIQTYITNALHAYEIGDSYRKRGVYVAMGGLHATTLPIEAKAHADTVLLGIGETSFPLFLKELREGKPRQFYQTGTVCLDNLPLPRRDLLKRSHYLVPNSMVFSRGCPNQCSFCYVNSFFEKGQSFYTCKIDRILKELDTLPGKHLYFLDDNLFADKKLCHELFREMKSMNRVFQGAITVNSVLEGDLIEEAYEAGFRSAFIGFESMNRENLIKARKQTNINQSYQTAVKRLDELGIMINGSFIFGMEEDDKDTFLRTVSWAIESGITTATFHILTPYPGTSLFHQMKEENRIQSFDWNAYDTRHLVFQHKNLSKEEMEKGYQTAYREFYKWSNIGKASKNHEKVRMSIKHFTYAGAWKKFEPVWNFIVKQKLFPPARRILEKTLR from the coding sequence GTGAAGATTAAATTTATACTGCCAGCTTTGCAGGAGGCTAAAACACCATTTTGGAGGCCAATTAAGTACTCCTTATTTCCCCCACTTGGACTGGCAACTTTGGCGGCTTTTTGTTCTGAAGAGGATGAGGTTATCATAGTAGATGAACATATTGAGGAACTTACTTATGATGATATGCCTGATTTGGTATGTATCCAGACGTATATAACCAATGCACTTCATGCTTATGAGATTGGTGATTCTTACCGCAAAAGAGGAGTTTATGTTGCAATGGGTGGTCTGCACGCGACCACTTTGCCGATAGAAGCTAAAGCGCATGCTGACACGGTACTGCTCGGGATAGGAGAAACATCATTTCCACTATTTTTAAAGGAGTTACGGGAGGGTAAGCCAAGACAGTTTTATCAGACGGGAACGGTGTGTCTTGACAACCTGCCGCTGCCAAGAAGAGATTTACTAAAACGGAGTCATTACCTGGTACCTAATTCCATGGTTTTCTCAAGAGGTTGCCCGAACCAATGCTCTTTTTGTTATGTTAATTCTTTTTTTGAAAAGGGTCAGTCTTTTTATACCTGTAAAATAGATAGAATATTAAAAGAGCTTGATACATTACCAGGAAAGCATCTATATTTTTTAGATGATAACTTGTTTGCAGACAAAAAACTGTGCCATGAATTGTTTCGAGAAATGAAATCTATGAACAGAGTGTTCCAAGGAGCGATTACAGTCAATTCTGTTCTTGAAGGAGACTTAATTGAAGAAGCCTATGAAGCCGGGTTTCGTAGTGCTTTTATTGGCTTTGAGTCCATGAATCGGGAGAATCTTATTAAAGCAAGAAAACAAACGAATATAAACCAATCTTACCAAACAGCGGTGAAGCGACTGGATGAACTGGGTATCATGATTAACGGTAGTTTTATCTTCGGGATGGAAGAGGATGATAAGGATACTTTTTTAAGAACTGTCTCCTGGGCAATTGAGAGTGGTATTACAACTGCAACCTTTCACATATTGACCCCATATCCGGGAACAAGTCTGTTCCATCAGATGAAAGAAGAAAATAGGATACAAAGCTTTGACTGGAATGCATATGATACTAGACATCTGGTATTTCAACATAAGAACTTATCAAAAGAAGAGATGGAAAAAGGGTACCAGACAGCTTATAGAGAATTTTATAAGTGGAGTAATATAGGAAAGGCTTCAAAAAATCATGAAAAGGTTAGAATGTCCATAAAGCATTTTACCTATGCAGGTGCCTGGAAGAAGTTCGAGCCTGTCTGGAACTTTATTGTAAAGCAAAAGCTTTTTCCACCGGCTAGAAGGATACTAGAGAAAACTTTAAGATAA